Proteins from a single region of Kluyveromyces lactis strain NRRL Y-1140 chromosome C complete sequence:
- a CDS encoding cytochrome b5 reductase family protein (similar to uniprot|Q12746 Saccharomyces cerevisiae YML125C Protein required for cell viability): MSAEDGWNVLNEPLHGIYIPSLLFTVGIIVFTVMSNDLKFLLGFVILGAILAYRMVVARSRLKSIYSDRWTALELEDQTIVSKNTAIYRFKLKTSLECLDIPTGHHLAVRIPLEDKDEIRYYTPISNKFETGHFDIMVKSYADGQVSKYFASLRPGQTVDFKGPVGRFAYEANSSKHIGMIAGGSGLTPMLQVLNTIITTPTDLTRVTLLYANETENDILLKDELDEISEKYPNFLVHYLVNHPSSSWQGEVGWVTKEIMSKYLPDPSAENRLLICGKPEMKKTLLKYAEELGWPKGILKSNPDDQVFVF, translated from the coding sequence ATGTCAGCAGAGGACGGTTGGaatgttttgaatgaaCCACTTCATGGGATTTATATCCCCTCACTTTTGTTCACCGTTGGTATCATTGTATTCACGGTTATGAgtaatgatttgaaattcttgCTAGGTTTCGTTATTTTGGGCGCTATTTTGGCTTACAGAATGGTTGTTGCACGTAGCCGTTTAAAGTCCATCTACAGTGACAGATGGACTGCTTTGGAGCTTGAGGATCAAACAATTGTCTCTAAGAACACAGCTATCTATCGATTCAAATTAAAGACATCTTTAGAATGCTTGGATATTCCAACAGGCCACCATCTGGCGGTGAGAATTCCGCTTGAAGATAAGGATGAAATCAGATATTACACTCCAATCTCAAATAAATTTGAAACTGGTCATTTTGATATAATGGTAAAGTCTTATGCAGACGGACAAGTGTCGAAATATTTCGCTTCTTTGAGACCTGGACAAACGGTCGATTTTAAAGGACCAGTTGGTAGATTCGCCTACGAGGCTAATTCTTCGAAGCATATCGGTATGATTGCAGGTGGTTCTGGTCTTACTCCTATGTTGCAGGTTTTAAACACCATCATCACAACTCCTACAGATTTGACGAGGGTGACTCTGCTATATGCGAACGAAACGGAAAATGACATTCTATTAAAAGACGaacttgatgaaatttCCGAGAAATATCCAAACTTCTTGGTTCACTATTTAGTCAACCATCCTTCTAGCTCATGGCAGGGAGAAGTTGGTTGGGTTACCAAGGAAATCATGTCAAAATACCTTCCAGACCCTTCTGCTGAAAATAGATTATTGATTTGCGGTAAACcagaaatgaagaaaaccTTACTTAAGTACGCCGAAGAATTGGGCTGGCCAAAAGGTATCTTGAAATCGAATCCTGATGATCAAGTCTTTGTCTTCTGA
- the UFO1 gene encoding SCF ubiquitin ligase complex subunit UFO1 (similar to uniprot|Q04511 Saccharomyces cerevisiae YML088W UFO1 F-box receptor protein subunit of the Skp1-Cdc53-F-box receptor (SCF) E3 ubiquitin ligase complex binds to phosphorylated Ho endonuclease allowing its ubiquitylation by SCF and subsequent degradation) — protein MSRPSLSSLPVEVLVNIFSHLDDSDFRSLEQTCKLFDRIVHDEELWKNLFLQRHNTLWFPSFSRSNLYSMEYIKRNMALNEWRHNRATKTKYTITHDVSQQPQDISRVVFDFPRCACYNEGMVTFLQLQKKRKKDRVAYIQCTTPHGTSARHFNINAVVFGRYDGRVFGKLLTNKSYLSPVTEFDDRHYSAVTAIVTTAYQDSPDDVCVSGDESGEVIWWRNTQKEKKMKISSHPIADLHVHKNTTIAIDLETIYVIKSMEEVHSIDLIAKIGTDFSNCKVTKVDFGGRNIVVATLFEIYVISIDIGKDFGRTRPMFFLSAIQEVSIDEATAKKERDLSLAGGDGCYIAVLTEDKNVSTINIRMPGVDLECQSTVSLHESWVTCQINNLVVVCAFSGMIGVYDVMTGNEIRVIRNSEHYPEFLNISHGQILVGKESTLYYYQYVSIGDHSKKKRGGNRARSNKWNENLQQQLKMYDDEEQKRITDRNYMDKLKKKFVGDIDDEEVQFQIALMESKGSSSQLSSLNPEDHLLGSQESNSTTNQFIDDDEIDVDFLKALQDSETQERRAEKRRERTQKTPIGTLDHVYERESVSDTESLDEETRRQIELIDELHASTASNIQGSEENDEELALAIALSLSNMNN, from the coding sequence ATGAGTAGGCCTTCTTTATCTTCCTTACCGGTTGAGGTATTGGTGAATATATTTAGTCATCTTGATGACTCTGATTTCAGATCATTAGAACAAACGTGTAAATTATTCGATCGAATTGTACATGATGAGgaactttggaagaacttATTTTTGCAGAGACACAACACCTTATGGTTTCCATCTTTCTCACGTTCGAATCTTTATAGTATGGAATAcatcaaaagaaacatgGCTTTGAATGAATGGAGGCATAATCGAGCTACGAAAACTAAATATACAATAACACATGATGTATCGCAACAGCCGCAAGATATTTCACGCGTTGTGTTCGATTTCCCTAGATGTGCTTGTTATAACGAGGGCATGGTCACCTTTTTACAgttacaaaaaaaaaggaagaaagaTAGGGTTGCGTATATTCAGTGTACCACGCCACATGGGACGTCAGCAAGGCATTTCAACATTAATGCTGTAGTATTCGGAAGGTATGACGGGAGAGTATTTGGGAAATTACTTACAAATAAATCATATCTTTCCCCTGTCACGGAGTTTGACGATAGGCATTACTCAGCAGTTACTGCGATTGTTACAACAGCGTACCAAGATTCTCCAGACGACGTTTGTGTAAGTGGAGACGAATCTGGAGAGGTGATATGGTGGCGTAACACCcaaaaagagaaaaagatgaagatatcttctCATCCAATTGCCGATCTTCATGTTCATAAAAATACTACCATTGCCATTGACTTAGAAACCATCTACGTCATCAAATCAATGGAAGAAGTACACTCCATCGATCTAATAGCTAAAATTGGTACAGACTTTTCGAATTGTAAGGTAACAAAGGTTGATTTTGGTGGTAGGAATATTGTAGTAGCTActttatttgaaatctATGTGATCTCTATCGATATTGGGAAGGATTTCGGGAGAACGAGACCTATGTTTTTTCTCTCTGCTATCCAAGAGGTTTCAATCGATGAGGCTACTGCTAAAAAAGAGCGTGACCTCAGCTTAGCCGGTGGAGATGGTTGTTACATTGCAGTATTAACGGAAGATAAAAATGTAAGCACCATTAACATCAGAATGCCTGGTGTTGATTTAGAATGTCAGTCTACAGTTAGTTTACATGAAAGCTGGGTAACATGTCAAATCAATAATCTGGTAGTTGTTTGCGCCTTCAGCGGCATGATTGGAGTGTACGATGTAATGACGGGGAATGAAATTAGAGTAATTCGAAACTCAGAGCATTATCCAGAGTTTTTAAACATTTCCCATGGACAAATATTGGTCGGGAAGGAAAGCACTCTCTACTACTATCAGTACGTTTCAATTGGTGAccattcaaagaagaaacgCGGCGGCAATAGAGCACGTAGCAATAAATGGAACGAAAACTTGCAGCAGCAATTAAAAATGtatgatgacgaagagCAGAAACGGATTACTGATCGTAATTATATGgacaaattgaaaaagaagtttgtCGGTGATATTGATGACGAGGAGGTGCAATTTCAGATTGCTCTCATGGAATCAAAAGGCTCATCTTCGCAATTGTCATCTTTGAACCCTGAAGATCATTTATTGGGTTCACAGGAATCTAATAGCACTACGAATCAATTCATCGACGATGACGAAATTGACGTCGACTTCTTAAAAGCATTACAAGACAGTGAAActcaagaaagaagagcaGAGAAGCGAAGGGAAAGGACTCAAAAAACACCAATCGGTACGCTAGATCATGTTTACGAACGAGAAAGTGTCAGCGATACGGAATCGCTTGATGAGGAAACAAGAAGACAAATCGAATTGATTGACGAATTGCATGCCTCAACAGCCAGTAACATTCAGGGGAGTGAAGAGAATGATGAGGAACTAGCTTTAGCTATTGCACTATCTTTGAGTAATATGAACAACTAG